In Bactrocera oleae isolate idBacOlea1 chromosome 5, idBacOlea1, whole genome shotgun sequence, a genomic segment contains:
- the LOC138857577 gene encoding uncharacterized protein: MAPQNSIKSICSRQSSPALTVRSLSVTRSITPLSDNGTLARRLHRFKATLSPIREERGSTHRTARRTITHSSKRAHKHVACGLCKKDHRLVTCSKFTKMNIHEKFDAVSKYKYCVSCLARSHSTQRCTSAKRCNMCNGEHHSTLHGYPRLFCKEKTKTTKNDERLHKDPEIPTLLAKSTLIPTAMIKIKHDGKWNKVRVIINPTRKVTIIVSELVQRLRLLKTYLDSHRICKLVIGSLTDPDWHVEVNCLLTQELPTRPYNRDIGGEIFKRFDHLVLADPMFHKDDKIMMELGADIYPRIMKPGLFNPDNSTVIAQNTALGWTLTGACAI; this comes from the coding sequence ATGGCTCCTCAAAATAGCATCAAATCTATCTGCAGCCGACAGAGCAGCCCAGCCTTGACCGTACGATCACTCAGCGTCACCCGAAGCATCACCCCACTCTCCGACAATGGGACCCTGGCTAGACGCTTACATCGCTTTAAAGCGACCCTCTCTCCCATTCGAGAAGAAAGAGGAAGTACCCACCGCACGGCTCGGCGTACTATCACCCATTCATCCAAACGCGCACATAAACACGTCGCCTGTGGATTGTGCAAAAAAGATCACAGGCTGGTGACATGttcaaaatttactaaaatgaaCATTCATGAAAAGTTTGACGCAGTAAGTAAGTATAAGTACTGCGTCAGCTGCTTAGCCAGATCGCACTCAACACAACGATGCACAAGCGCAAAACGATGCAACATGTGCAACGGGGAGCACCATTCAACCCTACATGGATACCCCAGGTTGTTTTGCaaagaaaaaaccaaaacaacaaagaaCGACGAACGACTACACAAAGATCCAGAGATTCCAACACTACTGGCCAAGTCGACCCTTATACCCACTgccatgataaaaataaaacacgatGGCAAATGGAATAAAGTACGTGTCATAATTAACCCGACCCGAAAGGTGACAATTATTGTCTCGGAGCTAGTTCAGAGATTGAGGTTACTGAAAACGTACCTTGACTCTCATCGCATATGTAAACTCGTCATAGGGTCATTAACTGATCCCGACTGGCATGTCGAAGTTAACTGCCTTTTGACGCAGGAATTACCGACCCGACCCTACAATCGTGATATAGGTGGCGAAATCTTTAAGAGATTCGACCACTTAGTTCTAGCCGACCCTATGTTCCACAAggatgataaaatcatgatggaACTGGGAGCAGACATCTACCCAAGGATAATGAAACCCGGATTATTCAACCCAGACAACAGCACCGTGATCGCACAAAACACCGCACTCGGTTGGACTCTAACTGGTGCTTGTGCGATTTAA